Proteins encoded within one genomic window of Citricoccus muralis:
- a CDS encoding MetQ/NlpA family ABC transporter substrate-binding protein codes for MNTRTTGRTTLVSTLTLGMAALLTLSSCGLVNASSDADADQTISMIVTESAPYQDPTEIVKEQLEEQGWTLETTYVTDIVLPNEAVNNGEYDVNFFQHQAYLRQFNQDNGTEVESLFSVYYTHSGIFSLEYDSLDELPDGAQVAIPVDTSNNGRALKLLAEGGVIEVDETKEVTQLSQRDITANPKNIEFIEIDQQSLGQSLPDVDAGFGFIRSIADAGYDIDDTVLLLEEDPEVKVPFTVVVAAQPEFRDTEAAQVLQEAYQSEEVQQWYDEYLGGGVVTYEGSITVESSAESWAEFSKATD; via the coding sequence ATGAACACTCGCACCACCGGCCGCACCACCCTCGTCAGCACCCTCACCCTGGGAATGGCTGCCCTGTTGACCCTGAGCTCCTGCGGACTGGTCAACGCCAGCTCCGATGCCGATGCAGACCAGACGATCTCGATGATCGTCACCGAATCGGCGCCCTACCAGGACCCCACCGAGATCGTGAAGGAACAGCTGGAAGAACAGGGCTGGACCCTGGAGACCACCTACGTCACCGACATCGTGCTGCCCAATGAGGCGGTGAACAACGGTGAGTACGACGTGAACTTCTTCCAGCACCAGGCCTACCTGCGCCAGTTCAACCAGGACAACGGCACCGAGGTCGAGTCCCTGTTCTCGGTGTACTACACGCACTCCGGGATCTTCTCCTTGGAGTACGACAGTCTGGATGAGCTCCCCGACGGCGCCCAGGTGGCGATCCCCGTCGACACCTCGAACAACGGCCGCGCCCTGAAACTGCTCGCCGAGGGCGGAGTGATCGAGGTCGACGAGACCAAGGAAGTCACCCAGCTCTCCCAGCGCGACATCACCGCCAACCCGAAGAACATCGAGTTCATCGAGATCGACCAGCAGTCCCTGGGCCAGTCACTGCCCGACGTCGACGCCGGGTTCGGCTTCATCCGCTCCATCGCTGACGCCGGCTACGACATCGACGACACCGTGCTGCTGCTCGAAGAAGACCCCGAAGTGAAGGTGCCCTTCACCGTGGTGGTGGCCGCCCAGCCCGAGTTCCGCGACACCGAAGCAGCTCAGGTGCTGCAGGAGGCTTACCAATCCGAAGAAGTTCAGCAGTGGTACGACGAGTACCTGGGCGGCGGCGTGGTCACCTACGAAGGCTCGATCACCGTGGAGAGCTCCGCCGAGAGCTGGGCGGAATTCTCGAAAGCCACCGACTGA
- a CDS encoding acyl-CoA dehydrogenase family protein codes for MTTRIASPADHDYRRLREQYRDIFDDIARGELARETGRHLPFSPMESLRSRGFGALTVDTEDGGAGAGHETALRLLIDLAELDANTAHLARSQLIFVEHVRMQASAELRRKWFRHIIDGEWCGSALSEKTSAGLGDTSTKVWEDDAGSLLITGEKYYTTGTIFSTWTLVNALVDKPLASRRVRRQRRRGDTGVTSASAARALALVRVRQPRVQVKDDWDGFGQRLTGTGTLEMKGAGVEDLLDPPPPNGLVPIHHEITLLALMAGIGRAALKEGIELTRNRSRVFNTGGGVRAREDDQLLGIIGELSAQQHTVEELVRAVGRDLDLAADAEAAGEEAATQRAELLREAGLAAQRAHVVIPRLVLDICTRIFDTLGASATSNELQLDRHWRNARTLASHDPAAFMARMIGDWEVNRVEPVPFLGVGETDDEETD; via the coding sequence ATGACCACCCGCATCGCGTCCCCCGCCGATCACGACTACCGTCGCCTGCGCGAGCAGTATCGTGATATCTTCGACGACATCGCCCGCGGCGAGCTCGCCCGCGAAACCGGACGCCACCTGCCCTTCTCGCCGATGGAGTCCCTGCGCTCACGCGGATTCGGTGCGCTCACGGTGGACACCGAGGACGGCGGCGCCGGCGCGGGTCACGAGACGGCGCTGCGCCTGCTGATCGATCTCGCCGAGCTCGACGCCAACACCGCCCACCTGGCCCGCAGCCAGCTGATCTTCGTCGAGCACGTGCGCATGCAGGCCTCCGCCGAGCTGCGTCGCAAGTGGTTCCGCCACATCATCGACGGTGAATGGTGCGGGTCCGCCCTCTCCGAGAAGACCAGCGCCGGGCTCGGCGACACCTCCACCAAAGTGTGGGAAGACGACGCCGGATCCCTGCTCATCACCGGGGAGAAGTACTACACCACCGGCACCATCTTCTCCACCTGGACCCTCGTCAATGCCCTCGTCGACAAGCCGCTGGCCTCACGCCGCGTGCGCCGGCAGCGTCGTCGCGGCGACACCGGGGTCACTTCCGCTTCGGCCGCCCGTGCCCTCGCCCTCGTGCGAGTACGCCAGCCGCGGGTGCAGGTGAAAGACGACTGGGACGGCTTCGGCCAACGCCTCACCGGCACCGGCACCCTCGAAATGAAGGGTGCCGGGGTGGAAGACCTCCTCGATCCGCCGCCACCCAACGGGCTGGTCCCGATCCATCACGAAATCACCCTGCTCGCGCTGATGGCCGGAATCGGCCGCGCCGCATTGAAGGAAGGAATCGAACTCACCCGCAACCGATCCCGGGTGTTCAACACCGGCGGAGGGGTCCGAGCTCGGGAGGACGACCAGCTGCTTGGCATCATCGGTGAGCTCTCCGCCCAGCAGCACACGGTCGAGGAGCTGGTGCGCGCTGTCGGCCGCGACCTCGACCTGGCCGCTGATGCCGAGGCCGCCGGCGAGGAGGCTGCGACCCAGCGCGCGGAACTACTGCGCGAGGCCGGCCTGGCCGCCCAGCGGGCCCACGTGGTCATCCCGCGCCTGGTGCTCGACATCTGTACCCGCATCTTCGACACCCTGGGTGCCTCCGCCACCTCCAACGAGCTACAGCTCGACCGGCACTGGCGCAACGCCCGCACCCTGGCCTCCCACGACCCGGCCGCGTTCATGGCCCGGATGATCGGCGACTGGGAGGTCAACCGAGTGGAACCGGTGCCGTTTCTCGGCGTCGGCGAAACCGACGATGAGGAGACCGACTAG
- a CDS encoding LLM class flavin-dependent oxidoreductase encodes MPDATSNQRKILFNAFDMNCVAHQSPGLWRHPDDHARDYNKLSYWTNLAQILERGLFDGLFIADVLGPYDVYGSSSEAALTSGAQTPVNDPFLLVSAMAAVTQNLGFGVTAGTAYEHPYPFARRLATLDHLTEGRVGWNVVTGYLPSAAKNIGQDDQMEHDERYNHADEYLDVVYKLLESSWEDDAVLYDKESGVFVDHTKVHNIEHEGTYFKTPGIAVTEPSPQRTPVIYQAGASTRGRAFAGKHAEAVFINSPTDELISGTVKKIRQAAIDAGRDGGDVKIFSMQTIVTGATDEDAWAKYRELTQYVDPLGGLVLMSGWMGADFSKFELDEPIGEIESNAIQSAVETFKKASGDEGNEWTVRQLAEWCGVGGFGPVIIGSGETVAKELVRIQDETDVDGFNLAYHITPGTFEDIVEYVVPELQKLGRYKTEYTEGTLRNKLHGEGDHFKDNHYASKFILRNRVNA; translated from the coding sequence ATGCCCGACGCAACCTCGAATCAGCGCAAGATCCTCTTCAACGCCTTCGACATGAACTGCGTGGCCCACCAGTCACCCGGCCTGTGGCGCCACCCGGATGACCACGCCCGCGACTACAACAAGCTGTCCTACTGGACCAACCTCGCCCAGATTTTGGAGCGCGGGCTCTTCGACGGGCTGTTCATCGCCGACGTGCTCGGCCCCTACGACGTCTACGGTTCCAGCTCGGAGGCCGCGCTGACCTCCGGCGCCCAGACCCCTGTGAACGACCCGTTTCTGCTGGTCTCCGCCATGGCGGCGGTCACCCAGAACCTCGGCTTCGGCGTCACCGCAGGCACCGCCTACGAGCACCCGTACCCCTTCGCTCGCCGCCTGGCCACCCTCGATCACCTCACCGAAGGCCGTGTGGGCTGGAACGTGGTCACCGGGTATCTGCCCTCGGCGGCGAAGAACATCGGTCAGGACGACCAGATGGAGCACGACGAGCGCTATAACCACGCCGATGAGTACCTCGACGTCGTCTACAAGCTGCTCGAATCCTCCTGGGAGGACGACGCGGTGCTCTACGACAAGGAGTCCGGCGTCTTCGTCGACCACACCAAGGTGCACAACATCGAGCACGAGGGCACCTACTTCAAGACCCCTGGCATCGCCGTGACCGAGCCCTCGCCGCAGCGCACCCCCGTGATCTACCAGGCCGGCGCCTCCACCCGCGGCCGTGCCTTTGCCGGTAAGCACGCCGAGGCCGTGTTCATCAACTCGCCCACGGACGAGCTGATCTCCGGCACCGTGAAGAAGATCCGCCAGGCTGCTATTGATGCCGGCCGCGATGGCGGCGACGTGAAGATCTTCTCCATGCAGACCATTGTCACCGGTGCCACCGATGAGGACGCCTGGGCCAAGTACCGCGAGCTGACCCAGTACGTGGATCCGCTGGGTGGCCTGGTGCTGATGAGCGGCTGGATGGGCGCCGACTTCTCCAAATTCGAGCTGGACGAGCCGATCGGCGAGATCGAATCCAACGCCATCCAGTCGGCCGTGGAGACCTTCAAGAAGGCGTCCGGCGATGAAGGCAACGAGTGGACCGTGCGTCAGCTGGCCGAATGGTGCGGCGTGGGCGGATTCGGCCCCGTCATCATCGGTTCCGGCGAGACGGTCGCCAAGGAGCTGGTCCGGATTCAGGACGAGACCGACGTCGACGGCTTCAACCTGGCGTACCACATCACCCCGGGGACCTTCGAGGACATCGTCGAGTACGTGGTGCCGGAGCTGCAGAAGCTCGGCCGCTACAAGACCGAATACACCGAGGGTACGCTGCGCAACAAGCTGCATGGCGAGGGCGATCACTTCAAGGACAACCACTACGCCTCGAAGTTCATCCTCCGGAACCGTGTGAACGCCTGA
- a CDS encoding MsnO8 family LLM class oxidoreductase, whose amino-acid sequence MTTFDRIPATARVPLSLLDRANTRRRGGVAVEPSQILADVITRAQAAEALGFHRFWVAEHHAVPGIAGSAPTVLMAALAARTERIRIGSGGIMLPDHQPLVMAEQIATLQALAPGRIDAGLGSSVGFTAPVPRALRQDDSARFDAGDQARELIAYLDDRHDDGAEVTAQPADRSQTPLFVLASSRSIPLAAQLGTGVVVGGPGLMAAARDADPGEHHEGIATYRRDFVPSEHRRQAPWVVVAVSVAVADKAEDAAQLALPEAWALTRSRTVGSFEPLQPVDELDLAGLSDRERRRLHEHLDQVITGTPDQVREQLERLIDFAGADEVLVSGGMADPAAQRRSDELLAQVWGV is encoded by the coding sequence GTGACCACCTTTGATCGCATCCCCGCCACGGCCCGGGTGCCCCTGTCTCTGCTGGATCGCGCCAACACCCGACGTCGGGGCGGCGTCGCCGTCGAACCCAGCCAGATCCTCGCTGACGTTATCACCCGCGCCCAGGCTGCGGAGGCGCTGGGCTTCCACCGTTTCTGGGTGGCAGAGCATCACGCAGTGCCGGGAATCGCCGGCTCAGCGCCCACCGTGCTGATGGCGGCACTCGCCGCGCGCACGGAACGCATCCGTATCGGCTCCGGCGGCATCATGTTGCCGGACCACCAGCCACTCGTAATGGCTGAACAGATCGCTACCCTGCAAGCCCTCGCCCCCGGCCGCATCGACGCCGGGCTCGGTTCCTCGGTCGGATTCACCGCGCCCGTGCCTCGGGCGCTACGACAGGACGATTCGGCCCGCTTTGACGCCGGCGACCAGGCACGCGAACTGATCGCCTACCTCGATGATCGTCACGACGACGGCGCCGAAGTCACCGCCCAGCCGGCAGATCGGTCACAGACCCCACTGTTTGTTCTGGCGTCATCACGGTCCATCCCGCTCGCCGCGCAACTGGGTACTGGGGTGGTGGTGGGCGGCCCTGGTCTCATGGCAGCTGCACGGGACGCCGACCCGGGGGAACACCATGAGGGCATTGCCACTTACCGGCGAGATTTCGTCCCCTCGGAGCACCGGCGCCAGGCACCGTGGGTGGTGGTGGCCGTCTCGGTCGCCGTCGCCGACAAAGCCGAAGACGCGGCCCAGCTGGCACTGCCGGAAGCCTGGGCACTGACTCGTTCGCGCACCGTCGGTTCTTTCGAGCCGTTGCAACCGGTCGACGAGCTAGACCTCGCCGGCTTGAGTGACCGCGAGCGTCGTCGTCTTCATGAACACCTGGATCAGGTCATCACGGGCACACCCGACCAGGTCCGTGAACAGCTTGAGCGGCTCATCGACTTCGCCGGTGCGGACGAGGTGTTGGTGAGCGGTGGCATGGCGGACCCCGCAGCCCAACGGCGCAGCGACGAACTTCTGGCCCAGGTGTGGGGAGTCTGA
- a CDS encoding aldehyde dehydrogenase family protein, whose protein sequence is MVAMTLPSHLQHAQHWIDGRETPSSGAQRIDVINPANQSVIASTPAGTIADVDAAVSAAQRAFRAGSWSRISGRERAAVLLRAAAALRQQADQLAQVESMDVGKPISFATAVDVNTAAETYEYAAALAQQLDGAVRRTPLPAHAYTQREPLGVVAAITPFNFPLILSTTKIAFALAAGNTIVHKPAEDTPLSALFVARILTEAGVPDGVYNLVTGYGREIGEHLVTHPDVAKVAFTGSSTTGAHLAELAGRHLRPLTAELGGNAANIVFADADVEQAIQTTISAFVFNTGQFCMGGPRLLVQRDLLEPMLEALAAALPHVPLGDPSQPETVIGPVATSRQREKIASAVKQAVDAGATLVTGGQALDLDGGLYFQPTVLTGVDNSAEAVQEEIFGPVLTVQAFDTEAEAIELANSTRYGLAAGVQTTDISRAHRVADALEAGIVWVNSWAMLDPAMPFGGVKDSGWGRENGPEQMESYTRTKSVIIALAPDPEAEASN, encoded by the coding sequence ATGGTCGCAATGACACTGCCGTCTCATCTGCAGCACGCCCAGCATTGGATCGACGGCCGCGAAACACCCAGCAGCGGCGCTCAGCGGATCGACGTGATCAACCCGGCGAACCAGTCGGTGATCGCGTCCACACCTGCCGGCACGATTGCCGACGTCGACGCCGCCGTCAGCGCAGCTCAGCGCGCATTCCGTGCCGGTTCTTGGTCTCGGATTTCCGGCCGAGAGCGTGCTGCGGTGCTGTTACGTGCTGCCGCAGCACTACGCCAGCAGGCTGATCAGCTCGCGCAAGTCGAGAGCATGGACGTCGGCAAGCCGATCAGCTTTGCCACCGCCGTTGACGTCAATACCGCGGCGGAAACTTACGAATATGCCGCAGCACTGGCGCAGCAGCTTGACGGCGCCGTCCGGCGCACCCCGTTGCCGGCGCATGCGTACACCCAGCGGGAACCACTGGGCGTCGTCGCCGCCATTACGCCGTTCAATTTTCCGCTGATTCTGTCCACCACCAAGATCGCCTTCGCCCTGGCCGCCGGCAACACGATCGTGCACAAACCCGCGGAAGATACCCCGCTCTCGGCACTGTTCGTGGCTCGCATTCTGACCGAGGCTGGGGTTCCTGACGGGGTCTACAACCTGGTCACCGGCTATGGGCGAGAGATCGGGGAACATCTGGTGACCCATCCGGACGTCGCCAAAGTCGCCTTCACGGGTTCCAGCACCACCGGAGCGCACCTGGCCGAGCTCGCCGGACGCCACCTCCGTCCGCTGACGGCCGAGTTGGGCGGCAACGCAGCCAATATCGTGTTCGCCGATGCCGACGTGGAGCAAGCCATTCAGACCACGATCTCCGCGTTCGTGTTCAACACCGGCCAGTTCTGCATGGGAGGACCTCGCCTTCTGGTTCAGCGGGATCTGCTCGAGCCGATGCTGGAAGCACTAGCCGCGGCGCTGCCTCATGTTCCGCTGGGTGATCCGTCGCAGCCGGAGACGGTTATCGGCCCGGTGGCCACGTCGCGGCAGCGGGAGAAGATCGCGTCTGCGGTGAAGCAGGCGGTCGACGCGGGGGCAACGCTGGTGACCGGCGGCCAAGCGCTGGATCTGGACGGTGGCCTGTACTTCCAGCCCACCGTGCTGACGGGAGTGGATAACTCTGCGGAAGCCGTCCAGGAGGAGATTTTCGGACCGGTACTCACCGTGCAGGCCTTCGACACCGAAGCCGAGGCGATCGAGCTGGCGAACTCCACCCGCTACGGTCTGGCAGCAGGGGTGCAGACCACCGATATCTCACGCGCTCACCGCGTCGCCGACGCCCTGGAGGCCGGCATCGTGTGGGTGAATAGCTGGGCCATGCTCGACCCGGCCATGCCCTTCGGTGGTGTCAAAGACTCTGGGTGGGGACGTGAGAATGGACCAGAGCAGATGGAATCCTATACCCGCACCAAGTCCGTCATCATCGCGCTGGCTCCGGATCCGGAAGCCGAAGCATCGAACTGA
- a CDS encoding FAD-linked oxidase C-terminal domain-containing protein: MENDNVLTRTLVDEATAEGYGQYRTHLALMDQVMKTFDFNDNVLLRFSERIKDALDPNSIMAPGKSGIWGARYSDATHQRL; encoded by the coding sequence ATGGAGAATGACAACGTTCTGACGCGCACGTTGGTGGACGAGGCCACTGCCGAAGGCTATGGCCAGTACCGAACCCACCTCGCGCTGATGGACCAGGTGATGAAGACCTTCGATTTCAACGACAACGTCCTATTGCGATTCAGCGAGCGCATCAAGGACGCGCTGGATCCAAACTCCATCATGGCTCCGGGCAAATCCGGGATCTGGGGAGCGCGCTACAGCGACGCAACCCACCAACGTCTTTAA
- a CDS encoding IclR family transcriptional regulator has product MLQTAERTLHTVKLVATRGHITLTQLAHELDISPSMAHRILSTCVAQGFLSQSGRGTAYGVGSALRQLAINVDRGTDLTATLEPTLRKAARKLLETCHLMVLEGTDIRFILSVEGSHLVRISRPIRRTTPAHATAGGRAILAALPEAELRRRFSNHDWSGAPHSHVQNLEELEAELARVRRRTFALQVGEAQSGVAAVALPVHDWSANVVAAASVTVPYQRMAQPTDAHSLIEQLRPFVARMEELLRPSNIL; this is encoded by the coding sequence ATGCTTCAAACAGCCGAACGAACGCTCCACACCGTGAAGCTGGTGGCCACGCGAGGTCACATCACGTTGACCCAGCTGGCCCACGAACTCGACATCAGTCCATCGATGGCGCACCGAATACTGTCGACCTGCGTCGCCCAAGGCTTCCTCTCCCAGTCCGGGCGCGGGACCGCGTACGGCGTGGGCTCTGCGCTGCGCCAACTCGCCATCAACGTCGATCGCGGCACAGATCTGACCGCAACATTGGAACCCACGCTACGAAAAGCGGCACGGAAACTGCTGGAAACCTGTCATCTGATGGTCCTGGAAGGAACCGACATTCGGTTCATCCTGTCTGTTGAAGGCTCGCATCTGGTTCGGATCTCCCGCCCCATCCGCCGCACGACACCAGCCCACGCCACTGCAGGGGGCCGCGCCATCCTCGCTGCGCTGCCCGAGGCTGAACTCCGGCGACGATTCTCGAATCACGATTGGAGCGGAGCGCCCCACTCCCACGTCCAGAATCTTGAAGAGCTGGAGGCGGAGCTTGCCCGTGTTCGACGCCGCACATTCGCCCTGCAGGTCGGCGAAGCTCAATCTGGAGTGGCCGCGGTCGCGCTCCCCGTACATGACTGGTCTGCGAACGTCGTTGCGGCTGCCTCCGTGACCGTCCCCTACCAGCGCATGGCTCAACCCACGGATGCTCACAGTCTGATTGAGCAGCTGCGCCCCTTCGTCGCGCGGATGGAGGAACTCCTGAGACCATCCAACATATTGTGA
- a CDS encoding amidohydrolase family protein, with protein sequence MTDPAPSTPEKLRAGGDRGYLRIATEEAYALPEMYELYRQQLRDGTNPDLGFNSLVGYFLGSEHPQPRDVVARLQDAGERRIRDMDESGIDHQVLALTAPGTQVLDANEGSRIASLTNDRLAEACQDHPDRFSALAAVSFESEDAGAGELERAVTELGLKGLIANSHIRGRYLDHPDFFPVLERCVELDVPLYLHPSTPPNAMIEPFHQAGLDGAVFGFGVETGFHLLRMITSGLFDRLPQLRVVVGHLGEALPFWAPRIDHMHAKQVASGRYDAIRPLEKKPSEYLRSNIWITTSGMPWTEQIMFVRSVVGADRVMYAMDYPYQFDVAEVVEQDNLPLSGAEKKAFFEDIALDVFRLEV encoded by the coding sequence ATGACAGATCCAGCGCCCTCAACGCCCGAGAAATTGCGTGCTGGAGGTGACCGAGGCTATCTGCGTATTGCGACCGAAGAGGCCTACGCATTGCCCGAGATGTACGAGCTGTACCGCCAGCAGTTGCGTGACGGCACCAACCCGGACCTCGGCTTCAATAGCCTGGTCGGATACTTCCTCGGCAGCGAGCATCCGCAGCCGCGCGATGTGGTCGCTCGACTCCAGGATGCTGGCGAACGACGAATTCGCGATATGGATGAGTCTGGAATCGACCATCAAGTGCTAGCGCTGACCGCACCGGGAACTCAGGTGTTGGATGCCAACGAAGGCAGTCGAATCGCCTCCCTGACGAACGATCGACTCGCTGAGGCATGCCAAGACCACCCTGACCGGTTTTCAGCTCTGGCCGCCGTGAGCTTCGAGTCTGAGGACGCTGGCGCCGGTGAGTTGGAGCGCGCCGTCACCGAATTGGGGCTGAAAGGCCTGATCGCCAACTCGCACATTCGTGGACGATATTTGGACCACCCGGACTTCTTCCCGGTGCTGGAGCGGTGCGTCGAGTTGGACGTCCCGTTGTATCTGCATCCGAGCACGCCTCCCAATGCGATGATCGAGCCGTTTCATCAGGCCGGCTTGGACGGAGCCGTTTTCGGCTTCGGCGTTGAGACTGGATTCCACCTTCTCCGGATGATCACCTCGGGACTTTTCGATCGCCTGCCGCAACTTCGCGTGGTGGTTGGTCACCTCGGAGAGGCGCTGCCGTTCTGGGCCCCCAGGATCGATCATATGCACGCGAAACAAGTCGCTTCGGGACGGTACGACGCTATTCGGCCACTGGAGAAGAAACCCTCGGAGTATCTGAGGTCGAATATCTGGATCACCACCAGCGGCATGCCCTGGACAGAGCAGATCATGTTCGTCCGCAGCGTGGTCGGTGCAGATCGCGTCATGTATGCCATGGACTACCCCTACCAGTTCGACGTCGCGGAAGTCGTCGAGCAGGACAATCTACCGCTGTCTGGCGCGGAGAAGAAGGCGTTCTTCGAAGACATCGCACTAGACGTGTTCAGGCTCGAGGTTTGA
- a CDS encoding ABC transporter substrate-binding protein, which translates to MRKSANRVEKDVRHRRLLLGSVAGCAIVILTGCGDGSPSGDDGPTANGSGAEELTTISVGTLPIASSAELRFGVSEGIFAEHGLDVELVEGQGGAELLPAVQNQSLAIAVGNPMSVLTAAERGLDVKVISGYSWSSASGEDINAVVTRADSGIEEFTDLENRVVTVNALHTLGDLSILESVDQQGGDPSSVRFNEMAFPDMLPQLEEGNVDAVWIPDPFLGMALEDPENVVVGHPNQVAMESMPLTIAFTSSAFAEENPEVIQAFTDALTESTEAAWEDEDALRSSIASSLNMDEAVAQRIRLEPAHTDLPTETLQQVYDLMLKYGMATDPLDVESLYVSDE; encoded by the coding sequence ATGAGAAAATCGGCCAACCGAGTGGAGAAGGATGTCCGTCACCGACGTCTCCTGCTTGGATCCGTAGCAGGGTGTGCGATAGTCATCCTGACGGGATGCGGCGATGGGTCTCCGTCCGGGGATGATGGCCCGACTGCGAATGGCAGTGGCGCCGAGGAACTGACCACCATCTCGGTGGGCACGCTCCCCATCGCCTCGTCAGCCGAGCTGCGGTTCGGAGTGAGCGAGGGAATCTTCGCCGAGCATGGACTCGACGTCGAGTTGGTGGAAGGACAAGGCGGGGCAGAGCTGTTGCCTGCCGTGCAGAATCAATCGCTGGCGATCGCGGTTGGCAACCCCATGTCAGTGCTCACGGCGGCGGAGCGGGGACTCGATGTAAAGGTGATCTCCGGATATTCGTGGTCGTCGGCGTCCGGGGAGGACATCAACGCCGTGGTGACGCGTGCGGATTCGGGAATCGAAGAGTTCACCGATCTGGAGAACCGGGTGGTCACCGTCAACGCCCTGCATACTCTCGGTGATCTTTCGATTTTGGAGTCCGTGGATCAGCAAGGCGGAGATCCGTCGAGCGTGCGCTTCAACGAGATGGCTTTCCCTGACATGCTGCCGCAGCTGGAAGAGGGGAACGTCGACGCGGTGTGGATACCGGATCCGTTCTTGGGAATGGCACTAGAGGACCCTGAGAATGTCGTGGTGGGTCATCCGAACCAGGTGGCCATGGAGAGCATGCCGCTGACGATCGCCTTCACCTCGTCGGCCTTCGCGGAAGAAAATCCGGAGGTGATCCAGGCATTTACAGACGCGTTGACGGAATCCACGGAGGCCGCTTGGGAAGACGAGGACGCGCTGCGTTCTTCGATCGCCTCGTCATTGAACATGGACGAGGCTGTGGCCCAGCGCATTCGCCTCGAGCCTGCACACACGGATCTGCCGACGGAGACTCTTCAGCAGGTCTATGACTTGATGTTGAAGTACGGCATGGCGACGGACCCTCTCGACGTCGAGTCGCTCTATGTGAGTGACGAATAG
- a CDS encoding NAD-dependent malic enzyme, with protein MAAPSPGYSITARVSTPATFTATSDVTNAIAATGAQITAVDVVESSHAGLTIDVSCNTRDRAHGDEIRAAVDALDGVTVGNISDRTFLMHLGGKLETTARVPLRNRDDLSRAYTPGVARVCQAIAKNKADARNLTIKKNTVAVVTDGTAVLGLGDIGPEAAMPVMEGKAVLFKQFAGVDAWPVALDTKDTEEIIAICKAIAPAYGGINLEDISAPRCFEIEARLREELDIPVFHDDQHGTAIVTQAALVNALKVVDKKIEDIRIVVSGVGAAGTAIIKLLQASGAKHITAAGRSGVIERGSEHADAHRNWLAQNTNEEGFSGTLKEAVVGADVFIGVSAPNLLDASDIEKMNDGAIVFAMSNPDPEVSPEAAAKHAAVVATGRSDFPNQINNVLAFPGFFRGLLDAGASDIVDEMLVVAAEAIASCVSDEERNPSFIIPSVFDPEVSTRVAEAVAKVARDQGVATL; from the coding sequence ATGGCTGCTCCCAGCCCCGGCTATTCGATCACCGCCCGTGTGTCGACCCCCGCCACCTTCACTGCCACTTCGGACGTCACCAACGCGATCGCCGCCACCGGCGCCCAGATCACCGCGGTCGACGTCGTGGAATCATCCCACGCAGGACTGACCATTGATGTCTCCTGCAACACCCGCGACCGCGCGCACGGTGATGAGATCCGCGCCGCCGTCGACGCGCTGGACGGCGTCACCGTCGGCAACATCTCCGACCGGACCTTCCTCATGCACCTGGGCGGCAAGCTCGAGACCACCGCACGCGTGCCGCTGCGCAACCGTGACGACCTTTCCCGCGCCTACACCCCCGGCGTGGCCCGCGTCTGCCAGGCCATAGCGAAGAACAAGGCCGACGCCCGCAACCTGACCATCAAGAAGAACACCGTCGCCGTCGTCACCGACGGAACCGCGGTGCTGGGCCTGGGCGACATTGGTCCCGAGGCCGCCATGCCGGTGATGGAAGGCAAGGCTGTGCTGTTCAAGCAGTTCGCCGGCGTCGACGCCTGGCCGGTGGCCCTGGACACCAAGGACACCGAAGAGATCATCGCGATCTGCAAGGCTATTGCGCCCGCCTACGGTGGCATCAACCTGGAGGACATCTCCGCTCCGCGCTGCTTCGAGATTGAAGCGCGCCTGCGCGAAGAGCTCGACATTCCGGTCTTCCACGATGATCAGCACGGCACCGCCATCGTCACCCAGGCCGCCCTGGTGAACGCGCTGAAGGTCGTGGACAAGAAGATCGAAGACATCCGCATCGTGGTGTCCGGGGTGGGCGCGGCAGGCACCGCCATCATCAAGCTGCTGCAGGCCTCCGGCGCGAAGCACATCACTGCGGCGGGTCGCTCCGGTGTGATCGAGCGCGGTTCCGAGCATGCCGATGCTCATCGCAACTGGCTGGCTCAGAACACCAACGAGGAGGGCTTCTCCGGCACTCTGAAGGAGGCCGTGGTGGGAGCTGACGTCTTCATCGGTGTGTCCGCACCGAATCTGCTGGACGCCTCTGACATCGAGAAGATGAACGACGGAGCCATCGTTTTCGCTATGTCCAACCCGGACCCGGAGGTCTCCCCCGAGGCCGCTGCCAAGCATGCTGCTGTGGTGGCCACCGGTCGCTCGGATTTCCCGAACCAGATCAACAACGTGCTGGCCTTCCCCGGATTCTTCCGTGGACTGCTGGATGCCGGCGCCAGCGACATCGTGGACGAGATGCTGGTGGTGGCCGCCGAGGCGATCGCTTCCTGCGTATCCGATGAAGAGCGCAACCCGAGCTTCATCATCCCCTCGGTGTTCGACCCTGAGGTGTCCACCCGCGTGGCAGAAGCTGTGGCCAAGGTCGCCCGCGACCAGGGTGTGGCCACGCTGTAA